The following are encoded together in the Phaseolus vulgaris cultivar G19833 chromosome 9, P. vulgaris v2.0, whole genome shotgun sequence genome:
- the LOC137822247 gene encoding uncharacterized protein, whose translation MLPVTFYLLPHTCYLQPSTSYLLLVTTVCYLLTESCYLQPTTYNLLPATLYLQHATCNLLPATFYLSHASFYLRPATCYLLPATCNFLPATCHLPPATFYLLPVTCNLLLATCNLLSATCNLLSTTYYLEPDTCNLLPTTYYLPPATCNLLPVTCYLQPTTFNELPSTCYMLLPTYYLQATFNLLPGTCNLLLTTCFLLSTTCNQLPATCYRLSNTCNLLPVTCYLLPATCYLQPVTFNLLPATCYLQPAIYNLLPTTYYVLPATCNLPPATCFLLLVTCNLLLVTCNLLSATWYLLSTTCYLQPATCNLLPATYYLLPATCNLLPVTCYLLPPTGYLLSATCYPQPAICYLLPTTCNLLPASLYLPPPTCYQQPATFNLLPTTCYLQPDTCNLLPVTCYLQPSTCNLLPLTCSLQPATCNLLPITCNL comes from the coding sequence ATGTTACCTGTAACCTTTTACCTGCTACCTCATACATGCTACCTACAACCTTCTACCTCCTACTTGCTACTTGTTACTACAGTCTGCTACCTGCTAACTGAAtcctgctacctacaacctactacctacaacctactacctgctaccttatACTTGCAACAtgctacctgtaacctgctacctgcaaccttctATCTATCACATGCTTCCTTCTATCTAcgacctgctacctgttacctcctacctgctacttgcaacTTCCTACCTGCAACCTGCCACCTGCCACCTGCTACTTTCTATctactacctgttacctgcaacctgctacttgctacctgcaacctgctatctgccacctgcaacctgctatctACAACCTACTATTTGGAACCTgatacctgcaacctgctacccaCAACCTACTATCTaccacctgctacctgcaacctactacctgtaacctgctacctacaacctaCTACCTTCAACGAGTTACCTTCTACTTGCTACATGCTACTTCCAACCTACTACCTACAAGCTACTTTTAACCTGCTACCTGGTACCTGCAACCTTCTACTTACCACCTGCTTCCTACTATCTACAACCTGCAACCAGCTACCTGCCACTTGCTACCGGCTATCTAatacctgcaacctactacctgtaacctgctacctgctacctgctacctgctacctgcaacctgttacctTCAACCTGCTACccgcaacctgctacctgcaacctgctattTACAACTTGCTACCTACAACCTACTAcgtgctacctgctacctgcaaccttcCACCTGCTAcctgttttctactacttgttacctgcaacctgctacttgtTACATGCAACCTGCTATCTGCCACCTGGTACCTGTTATCTActacctgctacttgcaacctgctacctgcaacttgctacccGCAACCTACtatctgctacctgctacctgcaacctactacctgtaACCTGTTACTTGCTACCTCCAACGGGTTACCTGCTATCTGCTACCTGTTACCCGCAACCTGCTatatgctacctgctacctacaacctgtaacctgctacctgcatcCTTGTATCTGCCACCTCCTACCTGCTATCAACAACCTGCTACCTTCAACCTGTTACCTACTAcgtgctacctgcaacctgatacctgcaacttgctacctgtaacctgctacctgcaaccttctacctgcaacctgctacctctAACTTGCTctctgcaacctgctacctgcaacctgttacctATTACCTGCAACCtctaa